In the genome of Variovorax sp. PAMC26660, the window GCGGGTGCGCCGGCCTGCTCGGCCATCTTGGCGAGTAGCTTGATGAGGTCGGCGGCCAGCTTGTCGGTTTCGCGGCTGGCGGTGCCGTTGCCGATGGCGATCAGGTTCACGCCGTGCTTGGCGCACAGCTTGCCGAGGGTGTGCAGCGAGCCTTCCCAGTCCTTGCGCGGTTCGTGCGGGAACACGGTGGCGGTTTCGACCAGCTTGCCGGTCGAATCGACCACGGCCACCTTCACGCCGGTGCGGATGCCGGGGTCGAGCCCCATCACCACGCGCGGGCCGGCGGGTGCGGCCAGCAGCAGGTCGCGCAGGTTGTCTGCAAACACCTTGATCGCCACCTTCTCTGCGTCTTCACGCAGGCGGGTGAACAGGTCGCGCTCGGTCGACAGCGCGAGCTTCACGCGCCAGGTCCAGGCCACGCATTTGCGGATCAGGTCGTCGCCGGGGCGAGCCGCATGGCTCCAGCCCAGGTGAAGCGCGATGCGGCCTTCGGCGACGCTGGGCTTGCCCGGTTCGGGCTCGACCGGCAGCACCAGCTTGGCGTCGAGGATGTCGAGCGCGCGGCCACGGAACACGGCCAGCGCGCGGTGCGACGGCACGCGGCCGATGGGCTCGTCGTACTCGAAGTAGTCGCGAAACTTGGAGATGTCGGCGTTGTTCTCGTCCTTGCCGGCCATCAGGCTGGACTTGAGCAGGCCTTCGGCCCAGAGCCATTCGCGCAGGCGCTGCACCAGCGCCGCGTCTTCGGCCCAGCGTTCGGACAGGATGTCGCGCACGCCGTCGAGCACCAGGGGAACGGTCGAGAAATCGGGGCCCGGCTTGCCGTCGTCCAGCGTGGTGGCGGGCTGCAGGAAGGCCTTGGCTTCCACGGCCGGGTCGAGCATCGGGTCGGCCAGCAGCTTGTCGGCCAGCGGCTCGATGCCGAATTCGCGGGCGATCTGGCCCTTGGTGCGGCGCTTCTGCTTGAACGGCAGGTACAGGTCTTCCAGCTCCTGCTTGGTCGGCGCGAATTCGATCGCGGCGCGCAGTTCGGCGGTGAGCTTGCCCTGCTCGTCGATGCTCTTGATGACCGCGGCGCGGCGGTCTTCAAGTTCGCGCAGGTAGGAAAGGCGGGCTTCCAGCTCGCGCAGCTGGATGTCGTCCAGGCCGTCGGTGGCCTCCTTGCGGTAGCGGGCGATGAAGGGAACCGTGGCGCCCCCGTCGAGCAGTTCGACGGCGGCCTTCACCTGATGCTCGCCAACCTTGATTTCGGCGGCAAGCTGGCGAATGATTTTCTGCATGTCTTGAGCGCGTCCCTGGCAAAGCGCGGGAGTTTGCCATAGGCGCGAGCCGGCCCCGGCCGGGTGGCCCTGCGGGCGTGTTACAGCATGCTTTCGGACTCGGGCGGCACGCTGACTGGCGGTGCTTCGTCGCACGGTATCAGCAGGCGTATGCACAGGCCGTGCGGCGCGCAGTCCATGACGGCCAGCTCGCCGTGCACGGCGTCCGCGCGGGCGCGCATGCTGCGCAGCCCCTTGCCCAGATGCTCCGTCGGCACGGTGGCCGAGGCCTGCAGGCCCCGACCGTTGTCGCGCACCTCCAGCATCAACCCGTGCGATCGGACTTGCGGGCCGAAGTGCAGCTCGACGCGGGTGGCATGCGAGTGGCGCAGCGCGTTGGACAGGGCTTCTTGCGCCACCCTGCAGATCTGCACGGCGGTTTCGGGCGGCAAGGGGCATGTGTGGGCGGTGCCGGGAATGTGCCATTCCAGGGCAATGCCGAGTCGGTCGAAGGCCGGCTGCAGCCGGTAACGCAGGTGGCCCAGTCTTTCGACGACGCTGGCGGAGGTCTGGTCGTCCAGGTCGTCCACCGTCATCTGCAACTCGAGCAGGCAGTCCTGCAGCGCCATCGACAAGCCGTCGGGCTCGGCGGATTTCTTCGGGTCCTGGCTGGCGAGCAGCGCCACCAGCCGGGAGCCCACGCCGTCATGCAGGTCGCTGGCGATGCGGCGACGCTCCTTCAGGATGGCCTGCACCTGCCGGTAGCGCGCGACGCGGCGCTGGGAGAGATACCAGATGCTCACGACCATGCCCAGCACCAGCACGTTGACGCCCTGCAGCGCCCAGAAGGTCACCGGCATGTCGTGCGCCAGCACCGTGATGGCCGACGTGGCCCGGATCACCTGCGCCGCCACCGGCGTCAGGTGCAGCGCGGCGGCCAGAGCGATCCACGTCAACACCCGCCGGCGCGAAACGCGCGGCCACAGCCATGTCAGCAACACACACCACGAGGCGATCGACAACCACACGTACTGGTCTTCCAGGAAGTGCGGCAGATGAAAGACTTGCGGCGTGAACATGGCATGGCCTACAGAAGACCCCGATGCGACGCGAAGCTCACGGCCTGTGCCCGGGTGTGGGCGTGCAGCTTGCGGTAGATGTTCTTGACGTGTGCGTTAACCGTCTGGGCGCTGATGGTGAGCTGCAGCGCGATCTCTTCGGTTACGTACCCGGTCGCTACAAGTCGCAACACTTCGCGCTCCCGTGCCGATAACGTCGCCTTGCTGTCCGGCGGGCGCACGGGGTTCACGTTGGAGCGCTTGTGGTCCAGGTGAACCAGCAGCCGGCGCGCCAGCCGCGGGGTGATGGCGGCACCGCCGTTCACCACCTGCAGCACGGCCTGCGCATAGCTCTGGAACCACGCGTTCTTGACGAGGTAGCCGGAGGCGCCCAGCTCGAAGGCGTGCAGCACCTGGGGTTCGTCTTCGAGTGCGGAGATGACGATGATTTCGGCCGCGCTGCGGTGCTTCTTGGCCTCTTCGATCAGCTCGAAGCCGCTGCCGTCGCCCAGCCGGATGTCGACCATGAGCACGTCGAACTCGTGTTGCATCAGGAGACGCCGTCCTTCGCGCAGGGTACCGGCCTGCCCTTCGAGCTGGATGCGCAGATCGCTCAGCAACTCCTGGGCAATGACGCGACGCACGAAGGGGTCGTCGTCCACCAGCAAAACACGCACTGGCTTGGTCTGCTGACCGGTCAGGAAATCAGGCCATGGGAGGGTGTCGGCAGAGGGGGCGAGCAGCCCGCCGAACTGCCCGGGATTGGAGAATTTCCTAGCCCCGCTTCCAATATCTGTCAATGAAATGTCGAGTTCGCTTTCCATTTCAGCCCCTTTGTGACAAAAGAATCACCCTGTTCGTGACCAAAAGTTAATTCATTTCTACTCAAATTCCGAGTTTCTGCTTTTTTGATTACTTTGGTTGCATTTTGTTGCTACTCACTTTCTATGTCCAACGAAAGTTGTAGTTTTTGTCACGGTTGCCGCATGGAAAAGCGGGTTCCTGCAGGCCCGCCGAGGCGCCTCATCCAGTCCTTTCGCCATAGCCTCGCACTACCCAGCCTGAGGCATTTTTTGTTTGCCACTCGACGCTGAAACTTCATCCCGGTCGTCACGGAAACATTTCATTCCGCGTTCACTGACCGTTAGCTGATGGCCGGACTCCCCCGGCGATCAGGTTTGTTTCACACACTTTCGAGGAAGCATCATGAAGAAGACTCTTATCGCGATGGCAGTGGTTCTGGTCGCCGGCGTTGCCTCGGCAACTGTCAGCAGCACGGCCCTTGCCGCTACCAGCACCACGACCGGTTCCTCCAGCTCTGCAGGTTCCGTGGCCGCCAGTTCAGGCACGGGCAGCGCGTTGAGCTACAACGCGGCCACGTCCAGCTCGTCGGCCAATGCCAATGCGGCAGGCGGCGCCTTCGCCGTCCCGGGCTTCGCCATCGGCGGTGCAACGGCAGGCGGTTCGGCGACCACCACCGGCAAAGTGACCAGCGTGGCCGCAACGACGGGCAACGGCGTCGCAGCGGGCGGGGCCAACGCCTCGGCCAATGCGGGCGCGGCCGCCAATGCAAACTACAGCGCTGGTGGCGCGACCCACGTGAGTGGCAGTGCAGGCGGCGTGGCCGGCTCCAACACCAACAACACAGCTGCAACAGCCTCGGGTCCTGGCGGCGGTCTTGCGGTGGTGACGCGGACCTCGACGACGACGTCGGGCTTCAACGCATCGTCCGGCGCCATCAACGGGCCGATCAACGGCACCACAACGTCGGCGACGGCGGGCTCGACCGGCGGCTCCTTCGGCGTGACCAACATCCACCTCGGCAATGCCGGTGGCTTCAGCAACGGTGGCGGCACCGGCGGCCTGGCTGGCGCTGGCGCAACCGCATCGGCTCCCTGAGCGATACGGCCCCGGTTGTTGTACTCAGAAATGGGGAGGGGCCCGCCCCTCCCCGGCATCCAAAGGAGTTGAGAACATGAAAAAACTTATTGTCCTGACCTTGCTGGGCTTGTCCGCGGGCGCCGTGATGGCGCAAACCACGGCGGGCGGTGCCAACAACCAGTCACAAAGCTCAGCCACCACGTCAGCCCAAGGCAACAGCCAGGCCGTGAACTTCAACACCAACACCCCCGCGGACACCCGGGCGACGTTGAACCAGAACGTCAACAACACAGGCGCCACGACGAGCACCGTCGATTACCAGGGCAGCTACACAATCAAGAACGTGCCGTCGGTCAACGGGCCCAACCTGACCACCAGCAACGACACCTGCATGGGCAGCACGAGCGCCAGCGCCAATGGGCCGGGTGTCGGTCTCAGTTTCGGCACCACCTGGACGGACGAGCACTGCAAGCGCCTGAAGATGAGCCGCGAGCTGTGGAACAAGGGCATGAAGGCGGCCTCGCTCGCGATGGACTGCATGGATCCGGCGGCCCAGGCGGCCCTGGAGATGACGGGCACGAAATGCCCGCAGTCGATGACCTTGGACGAACGCATGAGCGCCTACGGACCGCAGGCTTCGGCAACGGGTGCCGCGCCGCCGGTCGCTGCACGGCCCGCACCGCCGGTTGCCGCCGTTGCGCCGCCGCCCGCTCCGGTTGCCCCGGTCGCGATGGTGCAGCCACCCGTGGCCGTGCCTGTTGCAGCCCCCACGCCAGCGCCGCTGCCGCCACCGCCCGCGCCCATCGCCCAGGCAGCGCCCGCGCCGCAACCGGTGATGCAGCCCGTGGCCGCCAGCGTGCCAGTGGAAGACGCACCGGCTGCCGTGACGATGCCCGTCGCCAGCGCCACGGTGACGTCCATCGACGCGAAGGACCTCGAAGCGGCCCGCGTGACGCGCCTGCTTTCAGAACCGGTCGGCGACATCGCGACGGCACCGCAGGCAACGGCCGTCTCGCAATGACCGCAAGGAGTCCATGATGACCAGGACCGTACTCCTCTGGATGGCGGCTTGCTGCGTGGCAACGGCCGCGGGCGCGGCTGCGGCGCCGTCCCCCTACAACCTGCGCGTCGAACGGGTGAACATGGGCAGCGGCCTGCAGAACGCCAACGGCACCGAGAACGCCCAGCCGGTCGGCGACTACGGCGTGTGGCACGTGCCGCAGTACATGCCGGGCTTTCCGACGGCAGCGACCATCTGGCCGCGTGTCGTCATCCTTCATTGCGTCGGCGAGCTTTGCGACGGCTACGAGCTGACACCGGAACTGGGACGGGGCGAGTACCTGTTCTTCCGGCCGTCCGGAAAGTAGCGCAGTCCCCGCGTGCCGGGCGGCGACAAAACGCCGCCCCGGCCGTGCGGTGCCGTACCCTTCGCGCATGACACCCTTCATGCGTGCCCTGCGTGCCCTGATCCGCGCCATCGGCACTGTGATCCTCGTGCCCCTTCTGCTTTTCGAGGAATGGGGGTGGGGCCCGCTGGCCGCCCTGATGGCGCGACTGTCCCGCCTGCCCTTGTGGGCGCGCCTGGAAGACCGCCTGCGCAAGCTGCCGCCCTGGGGCGCACTGCTGGCGTTCTTCGTGCCGATGCTGCTGCTGTTGCCGGTCAAGCTGCTGGCCCTCTTCCTCTTCGGCCACGGGCATGCCGCCAGTGGCGTGACGGTGCTCGTGCTGGCCAAGCTGATCGGCACGGCCATCGTGGCGCGGATCTTTCAGTTGGTCGAAGGCCCGCTGATGCGCATTGCGTGGTTCGCCCGCTGGTATCCGCGCTGGAAAACCTGGAAAGACCATGTGCTCACGCTCGTTCGCCAGAGCCGTCCGTGGCGCGTGGTGCGGGCGCTCAATCGGCGCATCGTCCGCGGGTGGCAGCGTTTGAGGGCCGGTTGAGCTTCTTGTTTTTACCCGGGTATATTGCCAAGTCAATTTAGCCCGGGTAATATTAGAGACATGAACCTGCCTCAAGAAACACGACGCGCGCTCGTCAAGACATACAAGGAGACCGTGCGCCCCGCGGGCGTCTTCGTCATCCGCAACACGCTGGATGGCCGCGTCTACGTGGCCGGCAGCCTCGACGTCGAGGGTGCCATGAACCGCGCCCGCTTCGAACTGAACCAGCGCTCGCATCGCAACAAGTCGCTGGGACGCGACTGGACCACGCACGGCGCGGCGCATTTCAGCTTCGAGGTGATCGACCGGGTCAAGGAGCGTGACGATCCGGCCTTCGACCGTAAGGACGAGCTGGAAAAGCTGCTCCTGCTCTGGCGTGAAGAACTCCAGTGCACCAGTGAGAACGGATACAACACGCCATGAGCATCGACGCACTGGGCTTTTGCCTCCACGTCAGCCGCGCCCATGCCAGCCTGACCCTGAAGCTCGACGAAGACCTCGGCGCCTTCCACGGGCTGAACTACGGCGACTTCACCCTGCTCCACCTGCTTGTGCAAAGCAAGGACGGCCGCATGGCCATGGCCGATCTCGCGCACATGCTGGGCCTGTCGATGTCGGGCCTGATCCGCAAGATGATCACGCTCGAAAAAATCGGGCTGGCCGAACGCGTCGCAGCACCCGGCGAAGACGGCCGCCGCTTCGCGGCCATCCGCTCCGGCGGCAGGCAACTGGCGCAGGAGGCACGCGTCACCGTCGAGGCCATCTGCGCGAAAGCCCTGCGGCCGCTGGACCCGAAACGCCTGCCGGAAATCGACGCCGCGCTCCTCGCGCTCTGCGGGCAAGACGCTTCGCACGCCTGAGCGCGCCAACGGGTAGATTACGCACCTCGTTTCGCCGGCCCCCTGAAAACAGAACATCCGCCATGTCACCAGACGACCCGCCCATCACCCTGACCGCCTTCGCCGGTTTCCGGCGCATCGCGCACGGCACCAAAGCCGAAGTGCTTGCCCAACTGCGCGAACTCGGCGACGTCCCGTCCTGCCTCGTGTTCGACGACCAGACCGGTGCGCAGCTCGACCTCGACCTGCGCGAGATGCCCGATGCCGACACGCCCCACGCCGGCCACGAACACCGCGATGAAGCACCGCGCGGCGTCGGCAGACCCAAGCTGGGCGTGGTCGCGCGCGAAGTCACCCTGCTGCCGCGCCACTGGGACTGGCTGGGTCGCCAACCCGGCGGCGCCTCGGTCGCACTGCGCAAGCTGGTCGACGACGCGCGCCGCGTGCACGCCGACCGCGACACCGTGCGCACGGCGCAAGAAGCCACCTACCGCGTGATGACCGCGATCGCAGGCAACCTGCCCGGCTTCGAGGAAGCGACCCGTGCGCTGTTCGCGGGCGACGAACAGCGCTTCGGCAACCTGATCGAGGCCTGGCCCATCGACCTGCGCGCCCATCTGCAAAAACTGTCTGCCCCCGTCTGGAGCCGTGCATGAGAGCAACCCCTGAAACCCCCAGCACCGGCAAGAGCGGGCTGCAGGGCGTGCCCGTGGCGCCCGTCGGGGCCGCGCGTCCGCTGTGGAAGGTCTTTCTCTTCTTCCTGGCGCCGATGCTGCTCAGCAACATCCTGCAATCGCTGTCGGGCACGCTGAACAACATCTATGTGGGCCAGATGCTCGGCGTGGGCGCGCTGGCGGCGGTGTCGAGTTTTTTCCCGGTGATGTTCTTCTTCATCGCCTTCATCATCGGCCTGGGCGCCGGTGCATCGGTGCTGATCGGCCAGGCCTGGGGCGCGCGCGATGTCGCCAAGGTCAAGGCCGTGGCTGGCACCACGCTCACGGTGGGCATCCTGATGGGCCTGGTGATCGCGGTGTTCGGCGGCGTCTTCACCACGCCGATGCTGGCCATGCTGGGCACGCCGCCCGACGTGCTGGCCGACTCCACGCGCTACGCCCGCATCATGCTCATCGCGATGCCCGGCCTCTTCGTGTTCCTGATGTCCACCGCCATGCTGCGCGGCGTGGGCGACACCGTCACGCCGCTGTTCACGCTGGTCATCTCCACGCTGGTCGGGCTGGTGGTCACGCCCGCGCTCATTCGCGGCTGGGGTGGCCTGCCGCAACTTGGCGTGGCCAGCGGTGCCTGGGCCACGGTGGTGGCCTTCGTGGTGGCCACGTTGTGGCTGGGCTTTCGGCTGCGCCATCGCAAGAGCCCGCTGGCGCCCGATGCCGAGTTCCTGCGCAACCTGCGCATCCAGCCGCACCTGCTGAAGGCGGTGCTCAAGATCGGCGTGCCCACGGGCGTGCAGATGATCGTCGTGGCGCTGGCCGAAGTGGTGCTGCTGTCGATGGTCAACAGCTACGGCTCGAGCGCCACGGCGGCCTACGGCGCGGTGAACCAGGTGGTGGCGTACGTGCAGTTCCCGGCGATCTCGATTGCCATCACCGCGTCGATCCTTGGCGCGCAGGCCATCGGCGCGGGCCGCGCCAACCGCCTGGGCGCGATCGCCAAGACCGCGCTCCTGATGAACCTGGTGCTGACCGGTAGCCTCGTGTTGCTGGGCTACCTGTTCTCGCGTCACCTGATGGGCTTCTTCATCACCAGCGCACCAGTGATCGAGATCGCGCAGACGCTGCTGCACATCATGCTGTGGAGCCTGGTGCTGTTCGGCATGGCCTCTGCCCTGTCGGGGATCATGCGGGCCAGCGGCTCGGTGCTGGTGCCGACGCTGATCTCCATCCTCTGCATCCTCGGCGTGGAAGTGCCGGTGGCGTATGCCATGAGCCACCGCCTCGGGCTGGACGGCATCTGGATCGCCTACCCCGCGACTTTCGGCGCGATGCTGCTGCTGCAGACCGCGTATTACCAGCTGGTGTGGCGCAAGAAGGCGATTCACCGGCTGGTGTAGCCGCCACGACGGCGGTGGCGGATCACGCCCCGTCGTAGGCCTTGCGCACTGCGGCGATGTCGAGCTTGACCATCGTCATCATCGCCTGCATCGCGCGGGCGGCCTTGGCCGGGTCCTTGTCCTGGAACATCTGGATCAGGCCGTCGGGCACGATCTGCCAGGACACGCCGTAGCGGTCGGTGAGCCAGCCGCATTGCACCGGTTCCCCGCCGCCTTCGAGCAGTTTGCTCCAGTAGTTGTCGACCTCGGCTTGCGTCTCGCACTTCAGGTACATCGAGATGGCCGGGGTGAACTTGTACTGAGGCCCTCCGTTGATCACCATGAACTCCTGCCCTTCGAGCTCGAAGGTCGCGGTGAGCAGCAAGCCTTTCAGAGCGGGATTGGTGTCGCCCCAGAGCAGTTTGTCGGTCACGCGCGAGTTCGGAAAGATGGCGGTGTAGAACTTCAGCGCGTCTTCGCCGTTGCGGTCGAACCAGAGGCAGGGCACGATCTTTTGCATGGGATCTCCTTCGCTTGAATGATGAACCTGAGAGTTCAGTATCAAATCGCGGGCCGGCCCTTGTCAAGCCGCGCGGCGGCTGTCAGGGAGAAGTTCCCATGGGGCATGGGGGCCACAATGCCCGTTCACTCCTGTGCCATCACCATGTTCGCCACACTCCAAAGCAGCTTCAAACGCAACGCCGTCATGCTCGCGTGCCTCGTCGCATCCGCAGTGCATGCGGCCGGTGCGGCCGACACCGCGACCTTTCCCGATGCCGATGCCAGCGACCCCGCCAGGCTCGGCTGGATGACCGGTTCGCCCCCGCCCGCCGACCGCACGCTGCGCTTCGACGATGGCAGCTATTTCCAGTTTCCCGCGATGCGCTGGAGCGTGTCGAACTTCCGCCAGTTGATGCCGACCGTGAACGTCTCGCGCGGCCTGGGTGCGCCCGTCGCCCTGCCCTCTGCGTTGCGCAAGGACATCGACGCCCTCAGCTTCACGCCGCTCGGCGCGACGGCGCCCATGAGCTGGGAGCAATCGCTCGCCGCCACCTACACCGATGGCATCGTGGTGCTGCACCGTGGGCGCATCGTCTACGAGCGCTACTTCGGTGTGCTGAAGGACGACGGCCAGCACGGCGCCATGTCCGTCACCAAGTCGGTGGTCGGCACGCTCGGCGCGATGCTGGTGGCCGAAGGCAAGCTCGACGCCGGCAAGCAGGTGGCCGAGTACGTGCCCGAGCTGGCGAAATCCGCCTTCGGCAACGCCACGGTGCGCCAGGTGCTCGACATGACCACTGGCCTGAAGTTCAGCGAAGACTATGCCGATCCGAACGCGGAGGTCTGGGCGCATGCGCAGGCCGGCAGCCCCTTGCCGAAGCCCAAGGACTACACCGGCCCGCGCAGCTACTACGAGTTCCTGCAGACCGTGCAACCCGAAGGAAAGCACGGCGACGGCTTCGGCTACAAGACCGTCAATTCCGATGTGCTGGGTTGGGTGATCGCGCGCGCCACTGGCCGCAACGTGGCGCAACTGCTGTCCGAACGCATCTGGCGCCGCCTCGGTGCCGAGCAGGACGCCTACTTCACCGTCGATTCGATCGGCACGCCCTTTGCCGGCGGCGGCCTGAACACCGGCCTGCGCGACCTCGCGCGCTTCGGCGAAATGCTGCGCAACGACGGCCGCTTCAACGGCCAGCAGATCGTGCCCAAGGCGACGGTCGACGACATCCGCGGCGGCGGTGACAAGGCGGCCTTCGTCAAGGGCGGCTATCCGCTGCTGAAGGGATGGAGCTACCGCGACATGTGGTGGGTCACGCACAACGACCACGGTGCCTACATGGCGCGCGGCGTGCACGGCCAGCGCATCTACATCGACCCGAAGGCCGAGATGGTGATCGTGCGCTACGCCTCGCACCCGGTGGCCGGCAACGCGGCCAACGATCCGGTCACGCTGCCGGCCTTCGAGGCGCTCGGGCGGCACCTGCTCGCGCAGGGCCGTCGCGCGGCGCGCTGAAGGCCGGCGTCGGCGGTTACCAGCGGTACGTGGCCGTGGCGGTCACGGTGCGCGGGTAGCCGTAGTAGCAGTTGCCATAGCCGCAGTTGGCGATGTAGTTCTTGTTGGTGAGGTTGCGCAGATTCAGCGCCAGGCTCCAGTGGTCGATGTCGTAGCCGAGCATGGCGTCGAGCACCGTGGACGCGGGCACCTTGTTCGGCGCCACCGATTCACCATCACCACGGTTCGTGCCGGTGTAGCGCGCACCCAGCCCGACCTTCAGGCCGTTGGCGAAGCGGTAGTCGGCCCACACCGACAGCCGGTGGCGAGGCACGGCCGTGGCCTGCTTGCCGATCTCGCTCGGGTTGCTGCTGGCCGTGACGATGGCCCGGGGCGTGTAGCTGTAGGAGGCCGTGAGGTTCATGCGCGACACCAGCTCGGTCGTGGCTTCCAGCTCCAGGCCGCGCACCGAGATCTCACCCGTCTGCTTGGGCATCGATTCCTGGTTGAAGCTGATGTAGTTCTTGCGTCGCAGGTCGAAGATGGCCGCGCTGTAAAGCTCCTTGCGGCCGGGCGGCTGGTAGCGGATGCCCGCCTCGTACTGCCGGCCGCTTTCGGGCTTGAACGGATTGCCCGAGACCGGATCGATGGTCGCGGTCGGCGCGAACGACTCCGAGTAGCTCAGATACGGTGCCCAGCCGCTCGGATGCAGATAAACCAGGCCCGCACGGCTGGTGAACTTGTGGTCCTTGATGCGCGTGTCCGAGCCGTCCAGCCGGCTGTGCACGTTGCTGTCGGCGCTGTCGTAGCGACCGCCCAGCGTCAGTGCCCAGCGGTCGTCCCACTTGATCTGGTCCTGCAGGTACAGGCCGGTCTGGCTCAGGCGGCTGATGCCGTCGAAGTACGGGGCCGGCACCTTGACCCCGCCGCCGTATGCCGGCGCGTAGATATTGAGCGGTGACGCACTGCCGCCGCTGAAGGTGATCTGGTCGATGCGGGTGCGCTGGTAGTCCAGGCCCACCAGCACCTTGTGCTGCGTGTCGCCCAGCCGGAAATCGGCCTGCGCCTGGTTGTCCAGGGCCACGGCGCCGATGTTTTCGCGACTGCCGAAAGTTCTTCTCGACAGGAACTGGAAGTTGGCCGGGTCCGTCGCGCTGTCGGGGTTCACGGTCAGGAAGTTGGACGCCTGCACGCCCCGGTAGTCCATTTTCTGGTGGGCATAGCGCGCGTTCTGCCGCACGGTCCAGGTGTCGTTGATGCGATGCTCGAACTGGTAGCCGATCATTTCCTGGTCCTGGTTGAAATGGTCGAACCAGGGCTCGCCCGTGAACAGCGACGAAGGAATATAGGTGCCGATCCTGGTCGCCTCCAGCGAGCCGACTTTCGGACGCGCGCGGGTGTAGACCCCGCTGCGGGTGCGGCTGAACTGCGAGAGCAGCGTCAGCGTCGTGTCGCTCGATGGCTTCCAGGTGAGCGACGGCGCAATGTAAGTGCGGTCATCCGCCTCCTTGGCGGCTGGCAGTTGCGCGTCGCGCAGCAAGCCGGTGATGCGATACAGCACCTTGCCGTCCGCATCCAGCGCACCCGCGAAGTCGCCCGCGACCTGGCGGCCGGCGTGATCGCCAACCTGCAGTTGCAGCTCGCGCACCGGCTCTGCCGTCGGTCGCTTGCTGACCACGTTCACCACCCCGCCCGGACCGCTCATGCCGTACAAGACCGACGAGGGGCCGCGCAGCAGTTCGATGCGCTCGGCGCCGTAGTTCTCGGTGCGCCAGACGCCCCAGGTGCTGTTGTTGCGCAGAGGCAGGCCGTCGAGGTAGAAGCCCGGCGAATAGGCGTCGAAGCCCCGCAGCGAGATCCAGTCGTAGCGCGAATCGGCGCCATAGGTCGTGGTCGAGACGCCCGGCGTGTAGCCCAGCGCATCCTTGAGGTTGGTGGCACCCATGGCCTCGATGCGATCGGCCGTGACCACCGAGATCGACTGCGGCGTCTCGATGATCGGCGTGTCGGTCTTGGTGCCCGTGGCGCTGCGCTTGGCGAGGTAGCCCTGCACGCGGCCCGTGGCGCTCTCTTCGCCATCGGCCACCACAGTGACTGCCGGCAGCGTGGAGGTGCCTGACGCCGCAGGCACCGTCTTGATCACGGCGGCGTTGCCTTCCATGCTGGCGGCCAGTCCGCTGCCGGCGAGCAGGCGGTCGAGCGCCTGGCGCGGCGTCAGGCTGCCGGAGATGGCTGGCGCCGTCTTGCCCGCCACCAGGCTTTGCTGCACGACGAGCTGGATGCGGGTCTGCCGTGCCCAGTCGTTCAGCGCCTCGGCCAGCGGCTGGGCTGCAATGCCGATCTGCAGTGGCGCGCCGGTCGGCGTGCCCTGGGTCTGGGCACGCAGCGGTGCATTCGCCAGGGCAAGTGCAATGGCCAGGGCCAGCGGCGCCGGCGTCATCTTCAAGCGGTTCATCAACGTCTTCCAGGTAGAGAATACAAATGGTTCTTATCTGGCTGACGCACGAACTGCTGGAAATACGGTAACCCTGGTGAAAAAAATATGGCCCCGTCGCTTTCGGGGCGCGCTGGCTAAGGCGCCGGCACGATCTCGGCAACCGGCCCGTCGCCTTTGAGCCGCACGGGCAAGGCGCTGGGCAGCGCGCGCCGCAGCGTGCGTGCGTCTCTCGGGTCGAAGGTGCCGCTCAGGCGCAGCGCCGCGACGGCCGGGTCGTACACCACGAGGCCGGTGCTGCCGTAGCGCTCCAGTTCGGCCAATGCGCGCGCCAGCGGCGTGTCCACAAAGCTCAGCCGGTGCTCGCGCCAGGGTGCAATGCCATCGCCCGGAACGGCCGATACGGCGGCCAGCACGCCCTGCGGATCGCTTTCCACCTGCTGGCCAGCGGTGAGGAAGACAGCGTTTTCCAGCGCCGCGGCGGAAGACTCGACCCAACTGTCG includes:
- a CDS encoding MATE family efflux transporter; this encodes MRATPETPSTGKSGLQGVPVAPVGAARPLWKVFLFFLAPMLLSNILQSLSGTLNNIYVGQMLGVGALAAVSSFFPVMFFFIAFIIGLGAGASVLIGQAWGARDVAKVKAVAGTTLTVGILMGLVIAVFGGVFTTPMLAMLGTPPDVLADSTRYARIMLIAMPGLFVFLMSTAMLRGVGDTVTPLFTLVISTLVGLVVTPALIRGWGGLPQLGVASGAWATVVAFVVATLWLGFRLRHRKSPLAPDAEFLRNLRIQPHLLKAVLKIGVPTGVQMIVVALAEVVLLSMVNSYGSSATAAYGAVNQVVAYVQFPAISIAITASILGAQAIGAGRANRLGAIAKTALLMNLVLTGSLVLLGYLFSRHLMGFFITSAPVIEIAQTLLHIMLWSLVLFGMASALSGIMRASGSVLVPTLISILCILGVEVPVAYAMSHRLGLDGIWIAYPATFGAMLLLQTAYYQLVWRKKAIHRLV
- a CDS encoding TonB-dependent siderophore receptor; this encodes MNRLKMTPAPLALAIALALANAPLRAQTQGTPTGAPLQIGIAAQPLAEALNDWARQTRIQLVVQQSLVAGKTAPAISGSLTPRQALDRLLAGSGLAASMEGNAAVIKTVPAASGTSTLPAVTVVADGEESATGRVQGYLAKRSATGTKTDTPIIETPQSISVVTADRIEAMGATNLKDALGYTPGVSTTTYGADSRYDWISLRGFDAYSPGFYLDGLPLRNNSTWGVWRTENYGAERIELLRGPSSVLYGMSGPGGVVNVVSKRPTAEPVRELQLQVGDHAGRQVAGDFAGALDADGKVLYRITGLLRDAQLPAAKEADDRTYIAPSLTWKPSSDTTLTLLSQFSRTRSGVYTRARPKVGSLEATRIGTYIPSSLFTGEPWFDHFNQDQEMIGYQFEHRINDTWTVRQNARYAHQKMDYRGVQASNFLTVNPDSATDPANFQFLSRRTFGSRENIGAVALDNQAQADFRLGDTQHKVLVGLDYQRTRIDQITFSGGSASPLNIYAPAYGGGVKVPAPYFDGISRLSQTGLYLQDQIKWDDRWALTLGGRYDSADSNVHSRLDGSDTRIKDHKFTSRAGLVYLHPSGWAPYLSYSESFAPTATIDPVSGNPFKPESGRQYEAGIRYQPPGRKELYSAAIFDLRRKNYISFNQESMPKQTGEISVRGLELEATTELVSRMNLTASYSYTPRAIVTASSNPSEIGKQATAVPRHRLSVWADYRFANGLKVGLGARYTGTNRGDGESVAPNKVPASTVLDAMLGYDIDHWSLALNLRNLTNKNYIANCGYGNCYYGYPRTVTATATYRW
- a CDS encoding VOC family protein → MQKIVPCLWFDRNGEDALKFYTAIFPNSRVTDKLLWGDTNPALKGLLLTATFELEGQEFMVINGGPQYKFTPAISMYLKCETQAEVDNYWSKLLEGGGEPVQCGWLTDRYGVSWQIVPDGLIQMFQDKDPAKAARAMQAMMTMVKLDIAAVRKAYDGA
- a CDS encoding serine hydrolase domain-containing protein, with translation MLACLVASAVHAAGAADTATFPDADASDPARLGWMTGSPPPADRTLRFDDGSYFQFPAMRWSVSNFRQLMPTVNVSRGLGAPVALPSALRKDIDALSFTPLGATAPMSWEQSLAATYTDGIVVLHRGRIVYERYFGVLKDDGQHGAMSVTKSVVGTLGAMLVAEGKLDAGKQVAEYVPELAKSAFGNATVRQVLDMTTGLKFSEDYADPNAEVWAHAQAGSPLPKPKDYTGPRSYYEFLQTVQPEGKHGDGFGYKTVNSDVLGWVIARATGRNVAQLLSERIWRRLGAEQDAYFTVDSIGTPFAGGGLNTGLRDLARFGEMLRNDGRFNGQQIVPKATVDDIRGGGDKAAFVKGGYPLLKGWSYRDMWWVTHNDHGAYMARGVHGQRIYIDPKAEMVIVRYASHPVAGNAANDPVTLPAFEALGRHLLAQGRRAAR